In Streptosporangium album, the following are encoded in one genomic region:
- the recA gene encoding recombinase RecA — protein MAANDREKALETALAQIERQFGKGSVMRLGDETRAPIEVIPTSSIALDVALGIGGFPRGRIVEVYGPESSGKTTVALHAVANAQKAGGIAAFIDAEHALDPEYAKKLGVDTDALLVSQPDTGEQALEIADMLIRSGAVDLLVIDSVAALVPKAEIEGEMGDSHVGLQARLMSQALRKVAGALNNTGTTAIFINQLREKIGVMFGSPETTTGGKALKFYASVRLDIRRIETLKDGTEAVGNRTRVKVVKNKMAPPFRVADFDILYGVGISREGGLIDMGVEHGFVRKSGAWYTYEGDQLGQGKENARNFLKSHPDMANEIEKKIKEKLGIGPRLDTPATPPPAAPASVPVAAASGRGSKAATPKPGDV, from the coding sequence ATGGCGGCTAACGACCGCGAGAAGGCGCTTGAGACCGCGCTGGCCCAGATCGAGCGTCAGTTCGGTAAGGGCTCTGTCATGCGCCTCGGTGACGAGACCCGCGCGCCCATCGAAGTGATCCCGACCAGCTCCATCGCCCTCGACGTGGCCTTGGGCATCGGCGGCTTCCCTCGTGGCCGCATCGTCGAGGTCTATGGTCCCGAGTCCTCGGGTAAGACCACCGTCGCCCTGCACGCGGTGGCCAACGCCCAGAAGGCCGGCGGCATCGCGGCGTTCATCGACGCCGAGCATGCCCTCGACCCGGAATACGCCAAGAAGCTGGGCGTCGACACCGACGCGCTGCTCGTCTCCCAGCCCGACACCGGCGAGCAGGCGCTGGAGATCGCCGACATGCTGATCCGGTCGGGCGCCGTCGACCTGCTGGTCATCGACTCGGTCGCGGCCCTGGTGCCCAAGGCCGAGATCGAGGGCGAGATGGGCGACAGCCACGTCGGCCTCCAGGCCCGCCTGATGTCGCAGGCGCTGCGCAAGGTCGCCGGCGCGCTCAACAACACCGGCACCACCGCGATCTTCATCAACCAGCTCCGCGAGAAGATCGGCGTCATGTTCGGTTCGCCCGAGACCACGACGGGTGGAAAGGCGCTGAAGTTCTACGCCTCGGTCCGCCTCGACATCCGCCGCATCGAGACGCTGAAGGACGGCACCGAGGCGGTCGGCAACCGCACCCGGGTGAAGGTCGTCAAGAACAAGATGGCCCCGCCCTTCCGCGTGGCCGACTTCGACATCCTCTACGGCGTCGGCATCTCCCGTGAGGGCGGCCTGATCGACATGGGTGTCGAGCACGGCTTCGTCCGCAAGTCCGGCGCCTGGTACACCTACGAGGGCGACCAGCTCGGGCAGGGCAAGGAGAACGCCCGTAACTTCCTGAAGAGCCACCCCGACATGGCCAACGAGATCGAGAAGAAGATCAAGGAGAAGCTCGGCATCGGCCCGCGCCTCGACACCCCGGCCACCCCGCCGCCTGCGGCTCCGGCCTCCGTCCCGGTGGCCGCCGCATCCGGTCGCGGTTCCAAGGCGGCCACTCCCAAGCCGGGTGACGTCTGA
- the recX gene encoding recombination regulator RecX: protein MGRRGGSRSRRSRQDQPDAWEDSVAGGGSGSAPSDDSGYGSGGRSGAESRGRGGRGSRRGGKRSRSSAPGSLPDGPVDGSPASQGPTTDPRAVARAICLRLLTMAPRTRAQLAEALRKREVPDEAAEAVLERFSEVGLIDDEAFAAAWVSSRHSGRGLARRALASELRHRGVAEDTVKEAVEQLDPEQEVETARRLVARKLSSTRGLESAVRTRRLAGMLARKGYGPGLAFRVVREALESEEAENSAFSAEPDYPYDE, encoded by the coding sequence ATGGGCAGGCGAGGAGGTAGCCGGTCGCGGCGTTCGCGCCAGGATCAGCCTGATGCGTGGGAAGACTCCGTCGCGGGCGGTGGCAGCGGTTCCGCCCCGTCTGACGACTCCGGATACGGGTCGGGAGGCCGCTCTGGCGCGGAATCCCGAGGCCGGGGCGGGCGTGGGTCCCGGCGCGGGGGTAAGCGGTCCCGGAGCTCCGCTCCGGGGAGCCTGCCCGACGGGCCGGTCGATGGTTCTCCGGCGAGTCAGGGGCCAACAACGGATCCGCGGGCCGTCGCGCGGGCGATCTGTCTGCGGCTGCTGACCATGGCGCCGCGCACCCGTGCCCAGCTCGCCGAGGCGCTGCGCAAGCGTGAGGTGCCCGACGAGGCGGCCGAGGCCGTGCTGGAGCGGTTCTCCGAGGTCGGGCTCATCGACGACGAGGCGTTCGCCGCGGCATGGGTGAGCTCGCGCCACTCCGGGCGAGGTCTTGCCCGCAGGGCGCTCGCCTCGGAGCTGCGTCATCGCGGGGTGGCTGAGGACACCGTCAAGGAGGCGGTGGAGCAGCTCGACCCCGAGCAGGAGGTGGAGACGGCCCGCAGGCTCGTGGCGCGCAAGCTCTCGTCGACCCGCGGTCTGGAGTCGGCGGTCAGGACGCGGAGGCTGGCCGGCATGCTCGCCCGCAAGGGATACGGTCCCGGCCTTGCCTTCCGCGTGGTCCGTGAGGCACTTGAGAGCGAAGAGGCGGAAAATTCCGCATTTTCGGCAGAGCCGGATTACCCGTACGACGAGTAA
- the rny gene encoding ribonuclease Y gives MDPVVIVILAGAVAVLAVVMTAALIVLLRRTGGVSGRMSGPSPEQEAEIQAALEEARHEAAEIRVKAQRDAEEILRRAEAAVEAAAGLRKEAEAENRVLKYELKEFRSDLERRENRLAEREQRLDEEAGRQADRARKLAETEVQLADRREDLERVAEERKAILERVAGLTGEQARAELVREIENQAKREAALIVREIETDARKEGEKRATKIVTLAVQRVATEQTAESVVSVLHLPGDEMKGRIIGREGRNIRAFESTTGVNLIIDDTPEAVLLSCFDPVRRETARLTLEKLVLDGRIHPQRIEEAHERSKTEVQELCVRAGEDALMELGITEMHPELITLLGQLRYRTSYGQNVLGHLVESAHIAGIMAAELRLDSMLLKRCTVLHDIGKALTHEVEGSHALIGAEIARRYGEHEDVVHAIEAHHNEVEVKTVEAVLTQAADAISGGRPGARRESLEAYVKRLERLEEIATSYDGVDKVFAMQAGREIRVMVKPDSVDDIQAQVIARDVAKQVEEELAYPGQIRITVVRESRATEFAR, from the coding sequence ATGGATCCGGTTGTGATCGTCATATTGGCGGGAGCGGTTGCGGTTCTTGCCGTGGTGATGACAGCCGCGCTGATCGTGTTGCTGCGTCGCACCGGTGGAGTGAGCGGGAGGATGAGCGGTCCCTCTCCTGAGCAGGAGGCCGAGATCCAGGCCGCGCTGGAGGAGGCCAGACACGAGGCCGCCGAGATCCGCGTCAAGGCCCAGCGCGACGCGGAGGAGATCCTGCGCAGGGCCGAAGCCGCCGTCGAGGCGGCCGCCGGGCTGCGCAAGGAGGCCGAGGCCGAAAACCGGGTGCTGAAGTACGAGCTCAAGGAGTTCCGGTCCGACCTGGAACGCAGGGAGAACCGGCTGGCCGAGCGCGAACAGCGCCTCGATGAGGAGGCCGGGCGCCAGGCCGACCGGGCACGCAAACTCGCCGAGACGGAGGTCCAGCTCGCAGACCGGCGGGAGGACCTCGAACGGGTCGCCGAGGAACGCAAGGCCATCCTGGAGCGGGTGGCCGGTCTCACCGGCGAGCAGGCCAGGGCGGAGCTGGTCCGGGAGATCGAGAACCAGGCCAAGCGTGAGGCCGCACTGATCGTCAGGGAGATCGAGACCGACGCCCGCAAGGAAGGCGAGAAGCGGGCCACCAAGATTGTCACGCTGGCCGTGCAGCGCGTGGCCACCGAGCAGACCGCCGAGTCCGTCGTCAGCGTCCTTCATCTGCCCGGCGACGAGATGAAGGGGCGCATCATCGGCCGCGAGGGCCGTAACATCCGTGCATTCGAGTCGACCACCGGGGTAAACCTGATCATCGACGACACACCGGAGGCGGTGCTGCTGTCGTGCTTCGACCCGGTCCGCCGTGAGACCGCCCGGCTGACGCTGGAGAAGCTCGTCCTCGACGGCCGCATCCACCCCCAGCGGATCGAGGAGGCGCACGAGCGCAGCAAGACCGAGGTCCAGGAGCTCTGTGTGCGAGCCGGTGAGGACGCGCTGATGGAGCTCGGCATCACCGAGATGCACCCCGAGCTGATCACTCTGCTCGGCCAGCTCCGCTATCGCACCTCCTACGGTCAGAACGTGCTCGGCCACCTCGTGGAGTCCGCCCACATCGCGGGGATCATGGCGGCCGAGTTGCGACTCGACTCGATGCTGCTCAAGCGCTGCACGGTCCTGCACGACATCGGCAAGGCACTCACGCATGAGGTCGAGGGCAGCCACGCGCTCATCGGCGCCGAGATCGCCAGGCGGTACGGCGAGCACGAGGACGTCGTCCACGCGATCGAGGCCCACCACAACGAGGTCGAGGTCAAGACCGTCGAGGCCGTCCTGACCCAGGCCGCCGACGCCATCAGCGGCGGACGCCCAGGCGCCCGGCGCGAGTCGCTGGAAGCCTACGTCAAGCGGCTGGAGCGTCTGGAGGAGATCGCCACCTCCTACGACGGCGTCGACAAGGTCTTCGCCATGCAGGCGGGCAGGGAGATCCGGGTCATGGTGAAGCCCGACTCGGTCGACGACATCCAGGCCCAGGTGATCGCCCGCGATGTCGCCAAGCAGGTCGAGGAGGAGCTCGCCTACCCCGGTCAGATCCGTATCACGGTCGTCCGCGAGTCCAGGGCCACCGAGTTCGCGCGCTGA
- a CDS encoding S9 family peptidase: MSPEQVVLPYATWPSPISSTGVARSGLRLGFPTVLGEEVWWTEDRPAEGGRTTIMHRGADGAHRELLTAPWSARTRVHEYGGRSYAVVPGGGVVFANLTDQRLYLLPPGGKPRPITPQPERQAWLRYADMIVHDGQVWSVQERHHDDGGISRSIVSVPLDGGEAPRERVSGSDFYACLAISPDGEHLAHICWNHPRMPWNGTELRVTRLADGSSWTVRGGPSESVLAPQWRDNQHLYLISDWSGWWNLYQVGIHGTSLRALHPVEEEFAGPLWQLGASPYQVLADGRIAVLHGRGDLRLGILDPAGGVLADLEVPYDGWDAVLASDGHVLAGIAYGTAVPRSVVRVDTVTGQARALRRDVDALPDAAYLPRTRAVEVGGRSGRRVHAFLYPPSNPKARGDGAPPYVVFVHGGPTGHSTGALDLEKVFFTSRGIGVLDLNYGGSTGYGRAYRDRLHGQWGVVDVEDSVAAAEWLAATGLADPERIAIRGGSAGGWTVMAACCASGAFAGGVSYYGVSALASFVATTHDFESRYIEWLVGPADPVLYRSREPLGQVAGVDCPMLLLQGLSDPVVPAAQSQAFADALAERGVPCTYLTFEGEAHGFRRAETRSAALATELAFYQQIFRR; encoded by the coding sequence ATGTCCCCCGAGCAGGTCGTCCTGCCGTACGCCACCTGGCCTTCGCCGATCTCCAGCACCGGGGTGGCCCGGTCCGGGCTGCGCCTGGGATTTCCCACCGTGCTCGGCGAGGAGGTGTGGTGGACCGAGGACCGTCCCGCGGAGGGCGGCCGGACCACGATCATGCACCGAGGCGCCGACGGCGCGCACCGGGAGCTGCTGACCGCGCCGTGGAGCGCCAGGACCCGGGTCCACGAGTACGGCGGGCGCTCCTACGCGGTGGTCCCCGGCGGAGGCGTGGTGTTCGCCAATCTCACCGACCAGCGCCTCTACCTGCTGCCTCCCGGCGGGAAGCCCCGGCCGATCACCCCGCAGCCCGAGCGGCAGGCCTGGCTCCGCTACGCGGACATGATCGTCCACGACGGACAGGTCTGGTCCGTCCAGGAGCGGCACCACGACGACGGCGGGATCAGTCGCTCGATCGTGTCCGTCCCGCTGGACGGCGGCGAGGCGCCGCGCGAGCGGGTCAGCGGGAGCGACTTCTACGCCTGCCTCGCCATCTCCCCCGACGGTGAGCATCTGGCCCACATCTGCTGGAACCACCCCCGCATGCCGTGGAACGGCACCGAGCTGCGGGTCACCCGGCTGGCCGACGGCTCCTCCTGGACGGTCAGGGGAGGTCCCTCCGAATCGGTGCTCGCCCCGCAGTGGCGTGACAACCAGCACCTTTATCTGATCTCCGACTGGTCGGGCTGGTGGAACCTCTATCAGGTCGGGATACACGGCACGTCACTCCGGGCGCTCCACCCCGTGGAGGAGGAGTTCGCCGGGCCGCTGTGGCAGCTCGGCGCCTCGCCGTACCAGGTGCTGGCCGACGGGCGGATCGCGGTCCTGCACGGGCGGGGAGACCTACGGCTGGGCATCCTCGACCCGGCCGGCGGTGTGCTGGCCGACCTGGAGGTGCCCTACGACGGCTGGGACGCGGTGCTCGCCTCGGACGGGCACGTGCTGGCCGGGATCGCGTACGGCACGGCGGTGCCCCGGTCGGTCGTCCGGGTGGACACCGTGACCGGGCAGGCGCGGGCGCTCCGCCGCGACGTCGACGCGCTGCCCGACGCCGCCTACCTGCCGCGCACGCGGGCCGTCGAGGTCGGGGGCCGGTCCGGCCGCCGAGTGCACGCGTTCCTCTACCCGCCTTCGAACCCGAAGGCCCGGGGCGACGGCGCCCCGCCATACGTCGTGTTCGTCCACGGTGGCCCCACGGGACACAGCACGGGCGCGCTCGACCTGGAGAAGGTGTTCTTCACCAGCCGGGGCATCGGCGTGCTCGACCTCAACTACGGCGGCTCCACCGGCTACGGCCGCGCCTACCGTGACCGGCTCCACGGCCAGTGGGGCGTGGTCGACGTGGAGGACTCGGTCGCCGCGGCCGAGTGGCTGGCCGCGACGGGCCTGGCAGACCCGGAACGGATCGCGATCCGGGGAGGAAGCGCGGGTGGCTGGACGGTGATGGCGGCCTGCTGCGCGTCCGGCGCGTTCGCCGGCGGGGTCTCCTACTACGGCGTGAGCGCGCTGGCCTCGTTCGTCGCGACGACCCACGACTTCGAGTCTCGCTACATCGAGTGGCTGGTGGGTCCCGCCGACCCCGTCCTCTATCGCTCACGCGAGCCTCTCGGGCAGGTCGCCGGGGTGGACTGCCCCATGCTGCTCCTGCAGGGCCTGTCCGACCCGGTGGTCCCCGCCGCCCAGTCGCAGGCCTTCGCCGACGCCCTGGCCGAACGCGGCGTCCCGTGCACCTACCTCACCTTCGAAGGCGAGGCTCACGGTTTCCGCCGCGCCGAGACCCGCAGCGCGGCGCTGGCCACCGAACTCGCCTTCTACCAGCAGATCTTCCGGCGCTGA
- a CDS encoding amino acid ABC transporter permease produces MSSQASVLFDAPGPRARLRNNTLTLLSAVGLAAIAYFVYARFDAKGQWDGKIWKPFLESTTWVDYILPGLGGTLKAAGLAAVFALVFGAVFGLARLSDHRWVRIPAGAVVEVFRAIPLLLLIFFIFYLAPSVLGGGDYALFALVAGLTLYNGAVLAEIVRAGIRSVPRGQSEAAYAIGLRKGGVMRLVLLPQAVTAMMPAIVSQLVVLLKDTALGYIIAYVDLLNMGFKIIPAVNFGSLIPAAIVIGIIYVGLNMTLSAVATRLEKRSRRSRKTSARPIVPPGAVAVPGATGGVSAVD; encoded by the coding sequence ATGAGCTCCCAGGCCAGCGTCCTGTTCGACGCGCCAGGACCGCGCGCGCGGCTGCGCAACAACACTCTGACCCTGCTCTCAGCGGTCGGGCTGGCGGCGATCGCCTACTTCGTCTACGCCAGGTTCGACGCGAAGGGGCAGTGGGACGGCAAGATCTGGAAGCCGTTCCTCGAATCCACCACCTGGGTGGACTACATCCTTCCCGGGCTGGGCGGCACCCTCAAGGCCGCGGGACTCGCCGCGGTCTTCGCGCTCGTCTTCGGCGCGGTCTTCGGCCTGGCCAGGCTCTCCGACCACAGGTGGGTCCGGATTCCCGCGGGCGCGGTCGTCGAGGTCTTCCGCGCGATCCCGCTCCTGCTACTGATCTTCTTCATCTTCTACCTCGCCCCCAGCGTGCTGGGTGGCGGCGACTACGCTTTGTTCGCGCTCGTGGCCGGCCTGACCCTCTACAACGGGGCGGTGCTGGCGGAGATCGTCCGGGCCGGAATCCGCTCGGTGCCCAGGGGACAGTCCGAGGCCGCTTACGCGATCGGTCTCCGCAAGGGCGGCGTGATGCGGCTGGTCCTGCTCCCGCAGGCCGTCACCGCGATGATGCCCGCGATCGTGAGCCAGCTCGTCGTGCTGCTCAAGGACACGGCACTCGGCTACATCATCGCCTACGTCGACCTGCTGAACATGGGCTTCAAGATCATTCCCGCTGTCAACTTCGGGTCGCTCATTCCGGCCGCGATCGTCATCGGGATCATCTATGTCGGCCTCAACATGACACTCAGCGCCGTGGCCACCCGGCTGGAGAAGCGCAGCCGCCGCAGCCGTAAAACCTCGGCCCGGCCGATCGTCCCGCCCGGAGCGGTCGCGGTCCCCGGCGCCACAGGCGGTGTGTCCGCGGTGGACTGA
- a CDS encoding amino acid ABC transporter permease, producing the protein MDELIKYAPALLGGFLHNVQLSLVCAVLSLVLGTILVSMRVSPTPVLRAAGATYVNIVRNTPLTLVLAFSALGLSDTLGLSFSKEPSSNAFWLVALGLSVYTASFVCEALRSGINTVPLGQAEAARAIGLTFFQSLRMIILPQAFRVVVAPLGSVMIAMIKNTTVAMAGGYLADSAFVMKDTFDQTGASIPIFLGVIVAFMVITLPIGFFTGWLANRLAVAR; encoded by the coding sequence ATGGATGAACTGATCAAATACGCGCCAGCCCTGCTGGGCGGTTTCCTGCACAATGTGCAGCTCTCTCTGGTCTGCGCGGTCCTGTCGCTGGTTCTCGGCACGATCCTGGTGTCCATGCGGGTCTCGCCGACGCCGGTCCTGCGTGCCGCCGGAGCAACCTACGTCAACATCGTGCGGAACACGCCGCTCACCCTGGTGCTGGCCTTCTCCGCACTAGGTCTCAGCGACACCCTCGGGCTGAGCTTCTCCAAAGAGCCGAGCAGCAACGCCTTCTGGCTGGTGGCGCTGGGATTGTCGGTCTACACGGCGAGCTTCGTCTGCGAGGCGTTGCGCTCGGGCATCAACACGGTGCCGCTGGGGCAGGCAGAGGCGGCCCGCGCGATCGGGCTCACCTTCTTCCAGTCCCTACGAATGATCATCCTCCCGCAGGCCTTCCGCGTGGTCGTGGCCCCGCTGGGCAGCGTCATGATCGCCATGATCAAGAACACCACCGTCGCGATGGCCGGCGGCTACCTGGCGGACTCGGCGTTCGTCATGAAGGACACCTTCGACCAGACCGGGGCGTCGATCCCCATCTTCCTGGGAGTCATCGTCGCGTTCATGGTGATAACCCTGCCGATCGGCTTCTTCACCGGCTGGCTGGCCAACCGGCTGGCGGTGGCCCGATGA
- a CDS encoding glutamate ABC transporter substrate-binding protein produces MRVLRVGVALAAVGALTMGLAACGGDKTYSSVAEKVKDSKKVVVGTKWDQPGLGLKKGSEPEGFDVDVAKYIVKQLAGGGDVDIQWKESASSNREPFLANGTVDIIFASYSITDERKKKVTFGGPYIVAHQDTMVRADDASITKATDLKGKRICQAAGSNSYKRITDPPPDGKLDLDAQLVGAANYSECVAKLGGSNLDAVTTDDLILAGFATQAAASGGNFKVLGDPFTDEKYGIGLKKGDTKTCEAVNAAITKMYQDGTAKQLLDKWFGKTQGLKLPTEAPTFEPCA; encoded by the coding sequence ATGCGAGTACTACGTGTCGGTGTGGCGCTGGCAGCCGTGGGTGCGCTCACAATGGGCCTCGCGGCCTGTGGCGGTGACAAGACTTACTCGTCGGTCGCCGAGAAGGTGAAGGACAGCAAGAAGGTTGTCGTCGGCACCAAGTGGGACCAGCCGGGACTCGGCCTGAAGAAGGGTTCCGAGCCGGAGGGCTTCGACGTCGACGTGGCCAAATACATCGTGAAGCAGTTGGCAGGCGGCGGAGACGTCGACATCCAGTGGAAGGAGTCCGCCTCCTCCAACCGTGAGCCCTTCCTCGCCAACGGCACCGTGGACATCATCTTCGCGAGTTACTCCATCACCGACGAGCGCAAGAAGAAGGTGACGTTCGGCGGCCCGTACATCGTGGCCCACCAGGACACGATGGTCCGCGCCGACGACGCCAGCATCACCAAGGCCACCGATCTGAAGGGCAAGCGGATCTGCCAGGCCGCCGGCTCCAACTCCTACAAGCGGATCACCGACCCGCCGCCGGACGGCAAGCTCGACCTCGACGCCCAGCTCGTCGGTGCCGCCAACTACTCGGAGTGCGTCGCCAAGCTCGGCGGCAGCAACCTCGACGCCGTCACCACCGACGACCTCATCCTTGCCGGTTTCGCCACCCAGGCGGCCGCGTCCGGTGGAAACTTCAAGGTCCTCGGCGACCCCTTCACCGACGAGAAGTACGGCATCGGCCTGAAGAAGGGCGACACCAAGACCTGCGAGGCCGTCAACGCGGCGATCACCAAGATGTACCAGGACGGCACCGCCAAGCAGCTGCTGGACAAGTGGTTCGGCAAGACCCAGGGCCTGAAGCTGCCCACGGAAGCTCCCACGTTCGAGCCCTGCGCCTAG
- a CDS encoding amino acid ABC transporter ATP-binding protein, which yields MTENGDTTPLVVLADVNKHFGNLHVLRDINLTISRGEVLVVIGPSGGGKSTLCRTINRLETIDSGTITFDGQPLAVEGKTLARLRSEVGMVFQSFNLFAHKTILENVTLGPIKVRGTARAEAERRGMELLERVGIGAQASKYPAQLSGGQQQRVAIARALAMDPKMILFDEPTSALDPEMVQEVLDVMIGLAQEGMTMMVVTHEMGFARRAANRVVFMAEGQIVEENTPEEFFTAPRTDRAKDFLSKILTH from the coding sequence ATGACGGAGAACGGGGACACAACTCCTCTGGTCGTGCTTGCGGATGTCAACAAGCACTTCGGTAACCTGCATGTCCTACGCGACATCAATCTGACGATCTCTCGTGGCGAGGTCCTCGTCGTCATCGGCCCCTCGGGCGGCGGCAAGTCGACCCTGTGCCGGACGATCAACCGGTTGGAGACGATAGACAGCGGAACAATCACCTTTGACGGGCAGCCGCTCGCGGTCGAGGGCAAGACCCTGGCCAGGCTCAGGTCCGAGGTCGGCATGGTGTTCCAGTCCTTCAACCTGTTCGCGCACAAGACGATCCTGGAGAACGTCACACTCGGGCCGATCAAGGTCCGTGGCACCGCCAGGGCCGAGGCCGAGCGGCGGGGCATGGAGCTGCTGGAACGGGTCGGGATCGGTGCCCAGGCGTCGAAGTACCCGGCCCAGCTCTCCGGGGGTCAGCAGCAGCGCGTGGCCATCGCCCGGGCCCTGGCCATGGACCCCAAGATGATCCTGTTCGACGAGCCGACCTCGGCTCTGGACCCGGAGATGGTCCAGGAGGTGCTCGACGTCATGATCGGCCTCGCCCAGGAGGGCATGACGATGATGGTCGTCACCCACGAGATGGGATTCGCCCGCCGCGCGGCGAACCGGGTGGTGTTCATGGCAGAGGGCCAGATCGTCGAGGAGAACACCCCCGAGGAGTTCTTCACCGCCCCACGGACCGACCGGGCGAAGGATTTCCTTTCCAAGATCCTTACTCACTGA
- the miaB gene encoding tRNA (N6-isopentenyl adenosine(37)-C2)-methylthiotransferase MiaB: MTVTVESARTYEVRTYGCQMNVHDSERLSGLLEDAGYVPAPEGQTADVVVFNTCAVRENADNKLYGNLGHLRPSKVSNPEMQIAVGGCLAQKDQGEIVRRAPWVDVVFGTHNIGSLPVLLERARVQQEAQVEIKESLETFPSTLPTKRESAYAAWVSVSVGCNNTCTFCIVPALRGKEKDRRPGDILNEVRTLVDQGVLEVTLLGQNVNTYGVEFGDRLAFGKLLRACGDIDGLERVRFTSPHPAAFTDDVIAAMAETPNVMHQLHMPLQSGSDRVLKAMRRSYRAERYLGIIERVRAAMPDAAISTDIIVGFPGETEEDFQGTLDVVRESRFANAFTFQYSIRPGTPAATMDDQIPKEVVQERYERLVALQTEISWAENGMQVGRTLEVLVAEGEGRKDEATRRLSGRAPDNRLVHFTPGAEVPRPGDVVSVEVTYAAPHHLVADGPALKLRRTRAGDAWEARQGGPAGAGPGVMLGMPSIGRPAPLPEASGCSAPS, encoded by the coding sequence ATGACTGTCACCGTGGAGAGCGCCCGCACGTACGAGGTTCGTACCTACGGGTGTCAGATGAACGTGCACGACTCCGAGCGCCTGTCGGGCCTTCTCGAAGACGCGGGCTACGTCCCGGCGCCCGAGGGGCAGACGGCCGACGTGGTCGTGTTCAACACCTGCGCCGTCCGGGAGAACGCCGACAACAAGCTCTACGGCAATCTCGGGCACCTGCGCCCCTCGAAGGTGAGCAACCCGGAGATGCAGATCGCCGTGGGTGGCTGCCTGGCGCAGAAGGACCAGGGGGAGATCGTCCGCAGGGCGCCCTGGGTGGACGTGGTGTTCGGCACCCACAACATCGGCTCGCTGCCGGTGCTGCTGGAGCGGGCGCGTGTCCAGCAGGAGGCCCAGGTCGAGATCAAGGAATCCCTGGAGACCTTCCCGAGCACGCTGCCGACCAAGCGCGAGTCCGCCTACGCCGCGTGGGTGTCGGTCTCCGTCGGGTGCAACAACACCTGCACGTTCTGCATCGTGCCGGCGCTGCGCGGCAAGGAGAAGGACCGCCGTCCCGGCGACATCCTCAACGAGGTGCGGACCCTGGTCGACCAGGGCGTGCTGGAGGTCACCCTTCTCGGGCAGAACGTCAACACCTACGGTGTGGAGTTCGGTGACCGGCTGGCCTTCGGCAAGCTGCTGCGGGCCTGCGGCGACATCGACGGGCTGGAGCGGGTCCGCTTCACCAGCCCGCACCCGGCCGCGTTCACCGACGACGTCATCGCGGCCATGGCCGAGACGCCCAACGTGATGCACCAGCTCCACATGCCGCTGCAGTCGGGTTCCGACCGCGTCCTCAAGGCGATGCGCCGCTCCTATCGGGCCGAGCGCTACCTGGGCATCATCGAGCGGGTCCGTGCCGCCATGCCCGACGCCGCCATCTCCACCGACATCATCGTGGGCTTCCCCGGCGAGACCGAGGAGGACTTCCAGGGCACCCTTGACGTGGTGCGCGAGTCGCGGTTCGCCAACGCCTTCACGTTCCAGTACTCCATCCGCCCCGGCACCCCCGCGGCCACCATGGACGACCAGATCCCCAAGGAGGTCGTGCAGGAGCGCTACGAGCGGCTCGTCGCCCTGCAGACCGAGATCTCCTGGGCGGAGAACGGCATGCAGGTCGGCCGGACGCTCGAGGTGCTGGTCGCCGAGGGGGAGGGCCGTAAGGACGAGGCGACCCGCCGTCTGTCCGGCCGCGCTCCCGACAACCGCCTGGTCCACTTCACGCCGGGTGCCGAGGTCCCGCGCCCGGGTGACGTGGTGAGCGTCGAGGTCACCTACGCGGCGCCGCACCATCTGGTCGCCGACGGCCCCGCGCTGAAGCTCCGCCGTACCCGCGCGGGCGACGCCTGGGAGGCCCGGCAGGGCGGGCCGGCGGGTGCCGGTCCCGGGGTCATGCTCGGCATGCCCTCGATCGGCCGCCCCGCTCCGCTCCCCGAGGCCTCCGGCTGTTCCGCCCCCTCCTGA